The proteins below come from a single Miscanthus floridulus cultivar M001 chromosome 1, ASM1932011v1, whole genome shotgun sequence genomic window:
- the LOC136484296 gene encoding uncharacterized protein: MACGGRGGTGWSSLPADLLLTVFVLLPSDVDRIRFRAVCAGWGAAAAAWRPRPWLVGSRTDRSGRCAGAMSSFWLSPSGGLLPFAANVPPGLEYLSSSSHGYLALSDSRISPKAILLLNPFTGRRVHLPPIGFFSNWLDLTTVVLSGDPATAAEWAAVAVGFPTTCLAYYSSATGAWARLDFRVPGYAGVEHYEGRFYVAFKSLICICEVGGDAPAVIPLEHVVDAPDDDDDDKLPGGGRRAVDTHLVECGGQLLLVSVHDNVVYNSDDDVVDMAGLAVDDGGNKGGDARAVEVHRVEWLGDGAVRLVRVVDIGWNNLFLGRNRAFALSGADFPCCRANCIYLVDRQGHPDGVVRVLGMDSQWARHEETICPDDGSSSAGWARRGWFFPNY, from the coding sequence ATGGCGTGCGGCGGCAGGGGCGGCACGGGGTGGTCCTCGCTGCCGGCGGACCTGCTGCTCACAGTATTCGTGCTCCTCCCCTCCGACGTCGACCGCATCCGCTTCCGCGCCGTCTGCGCGGGCTGgggcgccgccgcggccgcgtggCGCCCGCGCCCCTGGCTCGTCGGATCCCGCACCGACCGCTCCGGCCGGTGCGCCGGCGCCATGTCGTCGTTCTGGCTCTCCCCCAGCGGCGGCCTCCTGCCCTTCGCCGCCAACGTGCCACCGGGGCTGGAGTACCTCTCCTCGTCCTCCCACGGCTACCTCGCGCTCTCGGACTCGAGGATTAGCCCCAAGGCCATCCTCCTCCTCAACCCCTTCACCGGCAGGCGCGTCCACCTCCCGCCCATCGGCTTCTTCAGCAACTGGCTCGACTTGACCACCGTCGTGCTGTCGGGCGACCCCGCCACGGCCGCCGAGTGGGCCGCGGTGGCCGTCGGGTTCCCGACCACCTGCCTCGCCTACTACAGCTCCGCCACCGGGGCGTGGGCGCGGCTCGACTTCCGCGTGCCCGGCTACGCCGGCGTCGAGCACTACGAGGGGCGGTTCTACGTGGCCTTCAAGTCCCTGATCTGCATCTGCGAGGTCGGCGGGGACGCCCCCGCGGTCATCCCGCTCGAGCACGTTGTCGACGCcccggacgacgacgacgacgacaagctCCCTGGCGGTGGGAGGCGCGCCGTCGACACGCACCTGGTGGAGTGCGGCGGCCAGCTGCTCCTCGTCTCGGTGCACGACAACGTCGTGTACAACTCGGACGACGACGTCGTCGACATGGCGGGCCTCGCCGTGGACGACGGGGGCAACAAGGGCGGGGACGCGCGTGCGGTGGAGGTGCATAGGGTGGAGTGGCTCGGGGATGGCGCGGTGCGGCTGGTGCGCGTGGTGGACATCGGCTGGAACAATCTGTTCCTGGGGCGGAATCGCGCATTCGCGCTCTCCGGGGCGGACTTCCCCTGCTGCCGCGCCAACTGCATCTACCTCGTCGACCGGCAGGGCCACCCGGACGGGGTCGTCAGGGTGCTGGGCATGGACAGCCAGTGGGCGCGCCACGAGGAGACCATCTGCCCCGACGACGGATCCTCTTCGGCCGGGTGGGCTCGCCGTGGCTGGTTCTTCCCCAACTACTAG